The genomic window CTCCAGGCGCAACTCTTCGATGCGGTTCCTGGGCCCGCGGGCCATCAGGTCCTGAATATCAATCGGGTCCATCAGCGATTCCTTGGCCAGGACCATCGCTTTCTCTGCCGTACCGCCGATGCCGATGCCAAGAATTCCCGGCGGACACCATCCAGCGCCCATCGTCGGTACTGTTTTCAGCACCCAGTCCACAATCGAATCCGACGGGTTGAGCATGACGAACTTCGATTTCGCCTCTGACCCGCCGCCCTTGGCCGCGACAATCACCTCCACCTGGCCACCCTTCACCATTTCAATATTGACGACGGCAGGCGTGTTGTCGCGCGTGTTTTTCCTCGCTCCGGCGGGGTCTGCAAGAATCGAGGCACGCAGAACATTGTCTGGATGCAGATAGGCGCGGCGTACGCCTTCGTCTACCATCTCCTGAATGGTCAAGGTGGCGTCCCAGCGCACGTCCATGCCGATCTTCAGAAAGACGGTGACGATGCCAGTGTCCTGGCAGATAGGCCGATGCCCCTCGGCGCACATGCGCGAATTGATGAGGATCTGCGCCATCGCGTCCTTGGCCGCAGGCGACTGCTCGCGCTCATAGGCCTGCGCCAGGTTTTTGATGTAATCCACCGGATGGTAATAGCTGATGTACTGCAGCGCATCTGCTACGCTCTGGATCAGGTCTTCCTGCTTGATGGTTGCCATAGAGAGTGCCCACTTGTTCTGACTCTTCAGTGTAACAATTTCAACCTTCTCTTCCGCACGCTGTCTCACCAGGCGCAACGCCAGAAAATTCCTCCCCTGCATCTTCTAAAATCTGAAAAAATAGAAACATGAGCACAGCCACAGGCACCCAGGCAAAGGTCTTTGCTGACCGTATTGGACGCATCGAGGTTTCGGCCACCATGGCCGTAACTGCGGAAGCCGCCAAGCTGCGCGCACAGGGCGCGAAGCTGGTGGACTTCGGAGCAGGCGAGCCGCACTTCGCCACCCCGCGCCACATCAAGGACGCGGCCATCGAAGCCATCAACCAGAACTTCACCCGCTACACGATGGTTTCCGGCATTCCTGAAGTGCGCAAGGCCATTGTGGCCCGCCACGCCTGCGACTTCGGCTCCAACTACTCGCCTGATGAGGCCGTCTTTACCACCGGCGGAAAGCTCGCCATCTTCAATGCCATTCAGGTACTGGTGGACCATGGCGACGAGGTCATCCTGCCCGTCCCCTTCTGGGTCTCTTATAAAGACATCATCCAGTATGCAGGCGGCAAGGTGGTCTATCTTGAAACCGACGAGGCGGAAAACTTCCGTGTGACGGCCGAAGCCGTGGAAAAGCTGATTACGCCGCGCACGAAGGCCATCATCCTGAACTCACCCTCGAACCCGGCCGGCTCAGTCATCGCCCCGGCAGACCTCGAACGTATCGTGAAGCTGGCGCATGAGCGAGGTATTTATCTGCTACTCGACGAGTGTTACGTTTATCTGCAATATACCGGGGCCCTGGTCAGCGGGGGTTCTTTCACCGACGCGAAAGAGCACGTCCTCATCCTCGGATCACTCTCGAAGACCTACGCCATGACCGGATGGCGCGCCGGATATGCGCTCGGCCCGAAGCCCATCATTGCGGCCATGAGCAAGCTGCAGAGTCAGTCCACCTCATCCACTGCGCACTTTGTGCAGAAGGCCACAATCGCCGCGCTGAACAGCTCGCAGGAATGCGTCGTCGAGATGCGCGCCGATTACCTCAAGCTGCGCGACCAAATCCTCGCCCGTCTGGCCGAGATTCCCGGCATCACCTGCACAAAACCAGAGGGCGCATTCTACGTATATCCGAATGTGTCAGCCTATCTGGGCAAGCCCGGAGCCAAGAATGCTCTGGAACTTGCCAACCGCCTCCTCCACGAGGCCCACGTCGTCACCGTTCCCGGCGAAGCCTTCGGCACGACGCAGCACATCCGTCTCTCTTACGCGGTGTCGCATGATGACATCGAAGAAGGACTCAAGCGGGTGAAAGAGTTCTTCGCAAAGCTGTAGAAATCCTGTGCGGCCCGTATCGGCAAAGCGGGCCGCGCATGCCTGCCGGCAATCTCTTCCTCAAACATCACAGATGGTCATGGCCTGACGAAGAGAACGAAACGGGTCACCACGCGGCACAAATTCATGTGCCACATATCCGCTGAAATTGGATTCCACAATGGCCTGCATCACTGCTGGGTATTGGATTTCCTGGGTTGCATCGATCTCATGCCGCCCTGGAACGCCACCAGTATGGAAGTGACCAATCACATCTTTGTTCTCACGGATGGTGGCAATCAGGTCACCTTCCATGATCTGCATGTGGTAAATATCATAGAGCAGTTTTACGCGCGGCGAATTTACCTCTCGCACCACCCGTGCTCCCCACGCCGTATGGTCTGCCATGTAGTCCGGATGGTCGCGCTTGCTGTTCAGCAGCTCCAAACAGATGGTCACGCCCTGGTCTTCGGCAATCTTTTTCACCCGGTTCAGGCCCAGGATGGTGTTGCGGGCACCCTCGTCGTCGGACATTCCACGACGGTTGCCGGAAAAGGTAATTACGTTTGGCACCCCTGCCTTGGCTGCCAGCGGAATGTTCCTGCGGAAAGCGGCCTCGATCGCAGCATGGTTTTCCATGCGGTTCATGGCATCGGGAATTGTTCCTCCACCGGCATAGCCCATCGTGCAGACCAATCCGTAGCGGCGGGGAATGTCCCAGTCCTTGATCTCCAACAGATCAATTCCTTTCAGTCCGATCTGTGCTGCAAAGGTACAAAGACGGTCTAAAGGAACCTGCTGAAAGCACCACCGCGAGACCGATTGCTGGATGCGGCCTCTTGCCGGAGGCAGCGGCACGGAGGGCAACTGCACGGCTGCTGCGGCCGCCAGTCCTGACTGGAGAAACGCACGACGAGTGCTCATGCCTCTCCAGTATTTCTCAAAAGCGGCTTCTCCGGTAAAAGCAGAAGATGACCCCACGAACTCAGGAGAGGTCCCTCGGCAGCCTTGGGTCCGGTTTTCTGCGTAAATTGCTATTCTGGATAAGTAAGGCCCTGGGCTTCGGACCTTGGGTGCTGAAACCAGACCATGAAGACGCGATGAGGGTGAGGCCCTCATTCACATCGAACTAAGGGACCCTCTTTGACAATCGAACAGCTACAGGCAGCGCGCGCTGAAAAATGGCGCCAGAAATCCAACCCCGTCCTCTCGCTGGAAGACGCAGCGCAGTGGACCCATGCCAATGGGATGTGCTTTTTCCTCCCGCGCAGGAACCAGTTCCCGGCGCCCCTTCCATCCTTCGTGGAGGCAGTCACCGGAAGCAGCAATCCTACGCCTTCCCCGGCGGCAATTCAGGACGCATTCTCGTTGGCCATTCGTCTCTTCGCCGCAAAGGCGGCTGCTCCTCTGAACCTGCTAGGCACAGTCTCAGAACGCCCCGACTTCATCGCTTCCCCAGAGGCACTTCCCCACATTTTTTCCCTTCGCGGAGACCATTCCTCCCGACGGGGGCCGGAAACGAAAGGGTCGCAGCTTGCAGCCGACATCTGGAAGCAGCTTCGTCAGGGAGGCGCGCTGACCGCACCGGAGCTCCAGGAAAAGCTGGGCAGAGGTGTGAGTGAGTCGGCCGTGCTGCGCGCCCTCACGGAGCTTTGGAGCTCCCTGTATGTGTTGCCCATCTATACGGAAGGGCAGCCCGCAGCATGGGCGCTCTTTGATTCCCAGTTCCCGGATGAGGTCCAGAGCGGCAGCAGGCTTGCACAATCAACGGCGCTGTCTGCATTAATTTCCCTTTACCTTGATTCCGTCATCGCTGCGTCGCCTGAAGAAGTTGAGGTGATTCTCTCCCCGCTTTCTTCCCGTTCCCGCATCCGGGAAGTGGCCCGCGGCCTGCTTGCCATGCGCCAGCTCAGTGTAATGTCTGTGGGACAGCAGACCCTGCTCTGTATTACCGGAGGCCTGCCGGAATTTCCCCCGTGCAAGAGGCCCCTGCGCCTGCGGCCGAAGGACCCATCGCGCAGGCCCCTCAACCACTTCGCAAACCCCAGATGGCCCGGCCGCCGCAGAAAAGGCCCCTTTCCGGCCGCACCTCAGGCGGCTGGAAGCGGCAGGGTCTATCGCCGCGGTCTGAACAAAGCCAAACGGAACGGAAGCGGAATCCACGCAGCGGACCTGGCCCTGCCAGAGGAAAATCGAACTGGAAACAGAAAAAGGCAGACCGCGTTCCCCCAGACAGTCAGAGGGCGGACAGAAAGTTCTCCTCCCGCAGACCAGAAAGAAAGGACAAACCCAGCCAGTGAGCCAGGACCATTGCCCACTTATTATCGCCATTGACGGCCCAGCCGGGGCCGGAAAGAGCACCGTCGCCGCACGTCTGGCGGCGCGCTTTGGTCTGCTGAATCTTGAAACGGGCGCCATGTACCGCGCCTTTGCCCTGAAAGCGCTTACCCAGGGTCTGGATCCCGGCAATGCTGATGCACTGGAACAACTGGCTGCCGGCACCCAGATTCAACTGCTGCCGACCCCTTCCGGTAACCGTGTCCTGCTGGATGGAGAGGACGTCACTGCACGCATCCGCCAGCCAGAGGTGACCTATGCTGCGTCGCAGGTAAGCGTGCACCCAGCCATCCGCCGCTGGATGGTGGATTTGCAACGCCAGCTTGGGGCAAAAGGGGGGATTGTGATGGAAGGCAGGGACATCGGCACCGTGGTTTTTCCCCATGCTGACATCAAAATCTTTCTTGATGCTTCGCCAGAGGCCCGCAGCGAACGCCGTTATGCTCAGAGTGGAGGCGCCGGATCGCAGCAGGCCGTTCTTCAGGAAATCCGCGAACGCGATGAGCGGGACCGCACCCGCGCGCAGTCGCCGCTAAGGCCCGCTGCCGATGCGGTCGTGATTGACTCCACCAGCCTTACTCTGGATGAAGTCGTGGCGAAAATTGAGGCCCTGATTACTGCTCGGATGGCCGCTCGTTAGCACCGCGCGGGCCATGCAGATGCCTTACCGGTCCGGCGGGAGGGGCAGGAGGGGCGGGCGGCTTTGGCGCTGCTGAAACCACTGGCTCTCCGGGCCCACCCTTGCGCAGGACAATATCTCCGTGGCTGGTGGTCAGCTCTACACGCGGCCCGCCGTTTCCAATCTGGCCCAAGGCCGACTTATGCCCATCGGAGCCATTGACGGTAATCGGAAAATCCGTGCTTAGTTCACCATCGCTGTTGGATGCAGTGACGGAAAAACCCGTGTTTTCCGGCAAAGTCACTGCGATATTGCCCGTGCGATTGATGATCTGCACATTGCCCAGAGGAACAGCCGCGGTAAAGACGATATCACCATTGTTGTTCTCCACATGCACGTCCCCGGAAATCTGGGAAAGATCAAGGGTCTTGGAACGGGTAATCACGCGCATGGGGCCGACGGCTTGATTGACGCTCAGATTGCTGGAATCCATGGTCATGTCCCCGGCCAGCTTGGGGATCAGCAGGTCCGTGCGGCTGGAATGGAAGCGCACGGCCGAAGCCGCCTGCTCCACATGGGTATCGCCAAAGAAATCACCATCCAGGGTGATGTTGCCTTTGATTTCCGACAGCGTTACGTCACCGGCACGTCCATCGACGGCCACATCGCCGGCAATCTGGTGGGCAGCAAAATCCCCGTGGTCCATGCGCGCATGGACATTCCCCCCCATGTTGTCGAATTTCACATCGCCATGACTGGAAGTCACATCCGATGTACCCTTCAGGCCTGCGATGGCCACGTCACCATGCCCGGCATTGACCACCGTTGTGGCCCCTGCAGGCAGTTCTACAGTAAGGTCTACGCGAGCATTATTGCGGCCCTCTACGCTGAGGACGGCGCTGGTCCCGGAGACAATGAGCTTGGGCTTGACAGCGTCAAAGACCTTCTGGGCCTGGTCAATGGAGGAAGCATGAACCACCTGATGGGCGCGGACATGTGCCTGTCCATCGTTGGAGGCGGTGATGGTCACATCGCCGCGCGGGTCCTGGATCTGGATGGAGGCAGCTGGATCCATGCTCTGGCTGATTTCGACATCATTATTGTGCTCCTCGCCCATCATGCTCCAGAAATCGTCGTTGCCGGAAAATTCATCACTCAGCGGCCCCCATACATGGGAAGCGTGGGTCCCCCATGCGGTCGAAAGGACCAAAACAATGAGCCATCCGAAGCCGCCGAAGGTCCTGCGTCCGGCATAAGGATTGTTCCGGTCCAGAAAATATTCCATCAATAGAATGCAGCCGATGCCGATGAGGATGAGCGGCCACCACTGTGCATACCAGGCCCAGAAATGCGCTGCCTGGATACGGCCTGTTTCTATCAGCAGGGCCAAAACTCCCACTGTCAGTAGAAGAATCGGGCCAGCGATCGAAGGCCGCCGGTAATACCGCCAGTAGAAGCTGCGGGCCCGGGCCGCCTGTTTCTGCGCGCGGGCATAGTCCTTCCACTGCTGTTTGATTGTGCGCGGATCATAGGGAGGAGGCGCGGTAGCCACGGCTATCTCTCCTCCCCGGCATGGTTGTCAGCCGGCACGATCTGGACAGGCGCTGCTGTGGAGGGAGGTGCAGGCGGGGGATATGGAGGAGGATAGGCCGGCGGTTCGGCCTTGGCCAGGGCCGCCATCTGCGCCAGCTTGAGGACGCCAAGAACAATCAGGTAGAGGGGCCAGCTCTTTCCGTAGCTCAAAATCCCCCATTCGTCCAGCAGAGCGGTGATGCCGAAGGTAAGGATCATGGCCGGACCGGTAATGCGCTGCAAAAAGATGTACTGGTTCATTGCGTACCTCCACTCTCGCGCATATGGCGAAACAGCAGCCATGCGCCGACCGCAATCACAATGATTGGCCATCCACGACCAACCCAGTCAAAGCGCAGGATACCCAGTGTGCTGAAGAGAAAGAGCATCCCCGCAGCAATCAGAACAATCGCGCCCACAGGCTCTGGACGGCGTCCCAGAGGACCGCAGCAGGACGGATCGCCAGGGACAGGAGGGATAGGAGGCACCGGCTCATATCCGGGCGGAGGCGGCACCGGAGGGACTACGCCAGCAGCCTGTGCCGCATCCGTGGAGGGAGATGCAGAGGGCGGCCAATTGCGGTTTGGGATGCCCATCTTCTGCCCAAGTTCGTTTAACCCGAAGGGGTCCGGCAGTGGTAATCCGTCGCGCCGCGCTTTGGCTGTCTGGTGGGCGTCGAAGACCTGATAGAAGACCCAGGCAGCAATAAATATGCCGAAAATGCCGTGTTCGCTGCTGATGCCAACCAGCACGACAAAAACAAGAACATGAATCAGGGCCTTGATGAACTGCCCGTTGTACATGGCGCCTACGCCGGGAATAAAACCCAGCAGGGCCGCCAGTCCGGGGTTTGGCAGATCGGCCCCGGAAGCCGCTGGCGCCGTACCGCTGATGTTGTAGTTCACTCCCCCTGGCGCAGTCCCTGTAAAACTGTAATTCGTTCCGCCGATGCCGAGCTTTGCCGCAAGGCACGGCTCACAATAAATCACACCGGAGACCTGGCGCACACAGGAGGAGCAAAGCGGCTTGCCGCAGTTCTGGCAATAGGCCGCTACCGGAATTTCAGGATGGTTTGCGCAGTTCATACCAGGCTCCTTTCTGCCTGGGCTGCTATGTTTCTGACAGCCAATTCATTTCCCTCTGAAGTTTGATGTCTTGCAGCGTACCGTGCCGTGGAATGAAGGAAATCGCCCTTCCCAGCAACGACAGCATCTTTCGTCGTCCTGGGCCAGGTGCAGACCCGCACCCGCACACCCCATGCCCTGGGCGAAGGCGAGAAGTCAGCCTCTCTTCCGCGCGACAGGGTGTGAGACCACAAATGCATCCTGAGGCCCGCCAATACCTTTTGTCCACGCAGGACCTCTGTCGGAACAATCCCATTCTGCGGACCCTGCACTTTTCCGCCGTTTTTGTGGGACTGCTTCTCGTCCTTCTGGTCTTTCCGGGAAGGCTGCTGCTCGGTCTCCGCCTCGCGGCGTAGTTCGCGCATCCTTGATTCCAGCTCATAGACCAGCCGCAGGTTCTCGTAGTAGCTGACCATCTGCTTTTTGGCACCATAAAACTGACGTGCCACTGTAGTTTGGAGCGCCGATGGCTTTAAGTCCGCCAGCCGCACGCCTTTCAGGTTCACGCCTGCCAGATTGAGGGTCAACGCGATAGAAAAGAATGCCATGGCCACCGTCATCAGCAGACGCGTATCGCGAAACGCCCGCCGCACCGCCATCTGGGCCAGATGCGGGACTGCCGGCTGGATGCTTCCGCCGGCGACAGCCAGCTGGGGCAGCATTGCGCCGCTGGTGCGACCGAGAATCTTCGTTACCAGGTCGGCCGGCGCCTGTGGCTCCTCATGCAGAAACCGCAGCCACTCCTGTCCCTGCTTTGCCTGCGCCAGCATCTCAGCGCAGGCCGCACAGTCCTGGGTATGGGTGGTGAACACCGCTTCGTCGTTGACGGAAAGGACGCCATCCAGCGCATCGGCCAGAAGCGTCTCCCATGCTTCACAATCGAGCGGGCCTCCCGTGTTTTGCCGGAATGGATTACGCTCAGACATCTAAACCACCTGCCTTCCACTACGTTCCAGAAGACGCGCCAGCTCCGCCCTTCCGCGGCTGATGCGCGACTTCACGGTCCCTTCAGGAATATGTAAAACCTGTGCGATTTCTTTGTAGTCCATGTCTTGCAGATCGCGCAGGATGACTGCTTCGCGCAGCTCCGGCGAGACTTTCGTCAATGCCTGCTGCACCATTTTTTCTAACTCTTTTTTTGCTGCCTGCTCATGTGGCGTCGGCCCTGGATCCGAGATCCGGTCTGACAGCGGACTGGCAGACTGCTCCTCGCCGCCGTCCCATCCGGCGTCCATAGAATCTGTGAGACGCTGCTGTTTGGTACGACGAAAATGGTCTACCAGAAGGTTCCGGGTCAGGGTCGTGATCCAGGTGGGAAAACTCCCTTTGGACAGATCAAACGCCGCCAGATTTCCGTAGATTTTAAGAAAAACTTCCTGGGTCAGGTCCTCTGCATCGTGCGACGACCCGGTAAAGCGATAGCAAATGGCATAGACACGGCGATGGTGCGCCTTGACCAGCTCCGTCCAGGCCAGGGAATCTCCGTCCAGGCACCGCCGTACCACCAGTTGCCAATCTGCTTCCAAATGCCTCTCTCCAGCCCTGCCTTGCAGACGGGGAGTTTCCCTGACAGCCGGCTGCCAGGGGCCTGTGGATTCCCGTCTTACCTCCACGGCCCTGGTTCCAGTCCCTGCGGCCTTTGCCCGCTGGGGTGGAAATCCATTCCACGTTATAGTGGCGGCTGCGCTCATGCAACAAAATACGCAACCAGGGCGCTCCTGGTTCCGTTTTCCGCGGCGTCACGCGCAGCGTCTGTTTTATTTCGGCTCGCCTGCCGTTTTCGTCCCATATTGCTTCTGAGCAAGGGCAAATTCCTGCCGTGCACGGTCCTCCATCCCTGCCTTGCGCAGGGCCAGACCCAGTTCGTAGTGCAGATGGGCCTCCTCCGGTGCCAGCGCCACCGCCATTTCCAGGTGCTGGACCCCTTCGCCCAATCTGCCTGCGGCACTGAGTGCGCGCCCCAGCTTTTCCTGGCAGGACGCGCATTTGGGATTGATGGCCGCGGAGCGCTCAAGCAGTGGGACCGCCTCAGAAGGCCGCCCCTGGTCCAGAAGAAAGCCCCCGTAATTCAGATACGGCCACTCATCCGTATGGGGGTCCTTGTCGGCCAGCGCCACGGCTTTGCGGAACGTCTGCTCCGCCTCGGCCATGCGGTTTTCCATGCTATAGACCAGACCCAGATTTTCTGTGGCCCGCAGATGGCCTGGCTCCAGCATCAGCACCTGCTGGAAGGCGTGTTCGGCCTCTCGAAAGCGGCTCTGCGTATAATCCGCGCGGCCCAGTGCATACCATGCCTCGGCGTTCTTCCCGTCAAATTCCACCGCCTTCTCCAGCCAGTGGATGGCATCCGGATAATCATTGAGCAGCACATAGTCCAGCCCCACAATGCGCAGGTCCTCTGAGTTCGGGGTGCGCAGTTGTGCCGCATGGGTCATCGTGAGCAAAGAATCTCTGGGGCGGTCCTCCCGCTGCTGTACCATCCCCAGGGTGTAAAGAGCATCGGGAGAGTCAGGATGGCGCACAAGGTAACGGCCAACGGCCTTTTCGGCCTCCTGGAGGCGGCCCAGCCGCAGCAGCGATCTGCTCTCCAGCAGCAGGGCATCCGTAGCGCCGGGGGAGTTCTGCTCGGCCTGCTCGAACAGAGCTGCGGCTTCGTCCCACTGCTGAGTATCATAGGCGGCCCTCGCTTTTGCATACAGAGTGTCCTGCGCACCGGCAGGCAAGCACAGCAAAAACAGAGGAACAAGAAGAAGCACTCGCATTCTGCGAGGATATTCTATTTGCCCGCCATTTCCCCGTGCCACCGGCACACGCGGCCGCCCGTGTTGACGGGCCACGGAAAGGAGTGCGATGGTCATAGTTTATGGAACGAAAGCCCACCATGAATGACGTTGCGCGGATCGCAGGCGTCGGGACCATGACCGTATCGCGCGTATTGAATGGCTCGGCAAACGTTACCGAAGAAACGGCCCGCCGCGTCTATCACGCAATTGAAAAGCTCGGCTACCGTCCTAATGAAATGGCGCGCGCGCTGCGCAGTCTCAAATCGCGGACCATTGGCCTGATCGTTCCTTATCTTTATGACCAGTTTTTTGCCACCTGTGCCCATGCAGTCAACATGGTCGCGCGGGATCAGGGCTATTCTGTGATGCTTACCACTTCCAACAATGATCCTCATACCGAGTATGAGGAAGCACAGTCTATGGTGCAGCGCCACGTCGAAGGCATGGTGATCATTCCGGCCGACATCCGTAAATCGC from Pseudacidobacterium ailaaui includes these protein-coding regions:
- the cmk gene encoding (d)CMP kinase is translated as MSQDHCPLIIAIDGPAGAGKSTVAARLAARFGLLNLETGAMYRAFALKALTQGLDPGNADALEQLAAGTQIQLLPTPSGNRVLLDGEDVTARIRQPEVTYAASQVSVHPAIRRWMVDLQRQLGAKGGIVMEGRDIGTVVFPHADIKIFLDASPEARSERRYAQSGGAGSQQAVLQEIRERDERDRTRAQSPLRPAADAVVIDSTSLTLDEVVAKIEALITARMAAR
- a CDS encoding pyridoxal phosphate-dependent aminotransferase, whose amino-acid sequence is MSTATGTQAKVFADRIGRIEVSATMAVTAEAAKLRAQGAKLVDFGAGEPHFATPRHIKDAAIEAINQNFTRYTMVSGIPEVRKAIVARHACDFGSNYSPDEAVFTTGGKLAIFNAIQVLVDHGDEVILPVPFWVSYKDIIQYAGGKVVYLETDEAENFRVTAEAVEKLITPRTKAIILNSPSNPAGSVIAPADLERIVKLAHERGIYLLLDECYVYLQYTGALVSGGSFTDAKEHVLILGSLSKTYAMTGWRAGYALGPKPIIAAMSKLQSQSTSSTAHFVQKATIAALNSSQECVVEMRADYLKLRDQILARLAEIPGITCTKPEGAFYVYPNVSAYLGKPGAKNALELANRLLHEAHVVTVPGEAFGTTQHIRLSYAVSHDDIEEGLKRVKEFFAKL
- a CDS encoding hydroxypyruvate isomerase family protein; the protein is MSTRRAFLQSGLAAAAAVQLPSVPLPPARGRIQQSVSRWCFQQVPLDRLCTFAAQIGLKGIDLLEIKDWDIPRRYGLVCTMGYAGGGTIPDAMNRMENHAAIEAAFRRNIPLAAKAGVPNVITFSGNRRGMSDDEGARNTILGLNRVKKIAEDQGVTICLELLNSKRDHPDYMADHTAWGARVVREVNSPRVKLLYDIYHMQIMEGDLIATIRENKDVIGHFHTGGVPGRHEIDATQEIQYPAVMQAIVESNFSGYVAHEFVPRGDPFRSLRQAMTICDV
- a CDS encoding B-box zinc finger protein — encoded protein: MNCANHPEIPVAAYCQNCGKPLCSSCVRQVSGVIYCEPCLAAKLGIGGTNYSFTGTAPGGVNYNISGTAPAASGADLPNPGLAALLGFIPGVGAMYNGQFIKALIHVLVFVVLVGISSEHGIFGIFIAAWVFYQVFDAHQTAKARRDGLPLPDPFGLNELGQKMGIPNRNWPPSASPSTDAAQAAGVVPPVPPPPGYEPVPPIPPVPGDPSCCGPLGRRPEPVGAIVLIAAGMLFLFSTLGILRFDWVGRGWPIIVIAVGAWLLFRHMRESGGTQ
- a CDS encoding RNA polymerase sigma factor — its product is MEADWQLVVRRCLDGDSLAWTELVKAHHRRVYAICYRFTGSSHDAEDLTQEVFLKIYGNLAAFDLSKGSFPTWITTLTRNLLVDHFRRTKQQRLTDSMDAGWDGGEEQSASPLSDRISDPGPTPHEQAAKKELEKMVQQALTKVSPELREAVILRDLQDMDYKEIAQVLHIPEGTVKSRISRGRAELARLLERSGRQVV
- a CDS encoding DUF4097 family beta strand repeat-containing protein; amino-acid sequence: MATAPPPYDPRTIKQQWKDYARAQKQAARARSFYWRYYRRPSIAGPILLLTVGVLALLIETGRIQAAHFWAWYAQWWPLILIGIGCILLMEYFLDRNNPYAGRRTFGGFGWLIVLVLSTAWGTHASHVWGPLSDEFSGNDDFWSMMGEEHNNDVEISQSMDPAASIQIQDPRGDVTITASNDGQAHVRAHQVVHASSIDQAQKVFDAVKPKLIVSGTSAVLSVEGRNNARVDLTVELPAGATTVVNAGHGDVAIAGLKGTSDVTSSHGDVKFDNMGGNVHARMDHGDFAAHQIAGDVAVDGRAGDVTLSEIKGNITLDGDFFGDTHVEQAASAVRFHSSRTDLLIPKLAGDMTMDSSNLSVNQAVGPMRVITRSKTLDLSQISGDVHVENNNGDIVFTAAVPLGNVQIINRTGNIAVTLPENTGFSVTASNSDGELSTDFPITVNGSDGHKSALGQIGNGGPRVELTTSHGDIVLRKGGPGEPVVSAAPKPPAPPAPPAGPVRHLHGPRGANERPSEQ
- a CDS encoding tetratricopeptide repeat protein, with the protein product MLLLVPLFLLCLPAGAQDTLYAKARAAYDTQQWDEAAALFEQAEQNSPGATDALLLESRSLLRLGRLQEAEKAVGRYLVRHPDSPDALYTLGMVQQREDRPRDSLLTMTHAAQLRTPNSEDLRIVGLDYVLLNDYPDAIHWLEKAVEFDGKNAEAWYALGRADYTQSRFREAEHAFQQVLMLEPGHLRATENLGLVYSMENRMAEAEQTFRKAVALADKDPHTDEWPYLNYGGFLLDQGRPSEAVPLLERSAAINPKCASCQEKLGRALSAAGRLGEGVQHLEMAVALAPEEAHLHYELGLALRKAGMEDRARQEFALAQKQYGTKTAGEPK
- a CDS encoding anti-sigma factor family protein, with protein sequence MSERNPFRQNTGGPLDCEAWETLLADALDGVLSVNDEAVFTTHTQDCAACAEMLAQAKQGQEWLRFLHEEPQAPADLVTKILGRTSGAMLPQLAVAGGSIQPAVPHLAQMAVRRAFRDTRLLMTVAMAFFSIALTLNLAGVNLKGVRLADLKPSALQTTVARQFYGAKKQMVSYYENLRLVYELESRMRELRREAETEQQPSRKDQKDEKQSHKNGGKVQGPQNGIVPTEVLRGQKVLAGLRMHLWSHTLSRGREADFSPSPRAWGVRVRVCTWPRTTKDAVVAGKGDFLHSTARYAARHQTSEGNELAVRNIAAQAERSLV
- a CDS encoding DNA glycosylase AlkZ-like family protein; the encoded protein is MTIEQLQAARAEKWRQKSNPVLSLEDAAQWTHANGMCFFLPRRNQFPAPLPSFVEAVTGSSNPTPSPAAIQDAFSLAIRLFAAKAAAPLNLLGTVSERPDFIASPEALPHIFSLRGDHSSRRGPETKGSQLAADIWKQLRQGGALTAPELQEKLGRGVSESAVLRALTELWSSLYVLPIYTEGQPAAWALFDSQFPDEVQSGSRLAQSTALSALISLYLDSVIAASPEEVEVILSPLSSRSRIREVARGLLAMRQLSVMSVGQQTLLCITGGLPEFPPCKRPLRLRPKDPSRRPLNHFANPRWPGRRRKGPFPAAPQAAGSGRVYRRGLNKAKRNGSGIHAADLALPEENRTGNRKRQTAFPQTVRGRTESSPPADQKERTNPASEPGPLPTYYRH